Proteins from one Desulfonema limicola genomic window:
- the cmr4 gene encoding type III-B CRISPR module RAMP protein Cmr4, which translates to MFKASKIMFLYTESSIHPGAGDSTGVVDLPIQREIHTQLPIIQGSELKGALREYFEKKYSQNNTEVNLIFGKPSDSLGTGAGGALGFSMSKIVLFPLASLKGVFAYVTCPMCLESLRQDMNSTASTNLAGSGLDNIPLPGENTALVPKGSDSVSINGKIVLSEFPFDCIENDNLGTIAKWLSERLPGDNKYFKDKLYKKTGNKIQSNLVLIQDDIFKDLLQIKTEVVHRNVLDDKGISKNLWTEENLPADTLLFSMLYAADPYEESEKIKTAADVAGYLENEKLSSFIIGGNQTVGRGWVSVTFA; encoded by the coding sequence ATGTTTAAAGCTTCAAAAATCATGTTTCTTTATACTGAAAGTTCTATTCATCCGGGCGCAGGCGATTCAACAGGTGTTGTTGATCTTCCCATCCAGAGAGAAATTCATACACAGCTTCCCATTATCCAGGGAAGTGAGCTAAAAGGAGCGTTAAGGGAGTATTTTGAAAAGAAATACAGTCAGAATAATACAGAAGTAAACCTGATCTTTGGAAAGCCTTCAGATTCATTAGGCACAGGTGCCGGCGGTGCATTAGGGTTTTCCATGTCAAAAATCGTTCTTTTTCCTCTTGCATCTCTTAAAGGTGTTTTTGCCTATGTTACATGTCCCATGTGTCTTGAAAGTCTCAGGCAGGATATGAATTCGACAGCCAGTACAAATCTGGCCGGAAGCGGTCTTGATAACATACCTTTACCAGGCGAAAACACTGCACTTGTCCCCAAAGGCTCGGATTCCGTTTCAATAAACGGCAAAATTGTTTTATCAGAGTTTCCTTTTGACTGTATTGAAAACGATAATCTCGGCACCATTGCCAAATGGCTCTCGGAAAGATTACCCGGAGATAACAAATACTTTAAAGACAAATTATATAAAAAAACAGGTAACAAGATTCAATCAAACCTTGTGCTGATCCAGGATGATATTTTCAAAGATCTTCTCCAGATAAAAACAGAGGTTGTACACAGAAATGTTCTGGATGACAAAGGGATTAGTAAAAATCTCTGGACAGAGGAAAATCTGCCTGCTGATACTCTTCTTTTTTCCATGTTGTATGCTGCTGACCCTTATGAAGAATCAGAAAAGATAAAAACAGCAGCAGATGTGGCCGGATACCTTGAAAATGAAAAACTGAGTTCATTTATTATCGGAGGAAACCAGACAGTAGGCCGGGGCTGGGTTTCTGTAACATTTGCATAA
- the cmr5 gene encoding type III-B CRISPR module-associated protein Cmr5, whose product MATIVQTIEQKRSAKAYFLVQEVAKKDAAVQEKYKTCAKNFPSMVLTNGLLQSLSFLLSKKADEEKGYSLVAEHVRTWIETAINDGLLNKPEQSYSVSSVGEMIRWLSSLDVRNYLTATHEVISFTPWLKRFAQGLLYSPS is encoded by the coding sequence ATGGCTACAATAGTTCAGACAATAGAGCAGAAACGTTCGGCTAAGGCATATTTCCTGGTACAGGAAGTGGCAAAAAAAGATGCTGCGGTGCAGGAAAAATATAAAACCTGTGCAAAAAATTTTCCTTCAATGGTTTTAACAAACGGCCTTCTTCAATCTTTAAGTTTTCTATTGTCAAAAAAAGCTGATGAAGAAAAAGGATACAGTCTTGTTGCAGAGCATGTAAGAACGTGGATTGAAACTGCAATTAATGATGGATTGCTGAATAAACCTGAGCAGTCATATTCAGTCAGTTCAGTTGGTGAAATGATCAGATGGCTTTCATCACTGGATGTTAGAAACTATCTGACAGCAACCCATGAAGTAATCAGTTTTACACCCTGGCTCAAGCGCTTTGCCCAGGGACTGCTGTATTCACCATCTTAA
- the cmr6 gene encoding type III-B CRISPR module RAMP protein Cmr6 translates to MYSVCLPESCSQIVRNNRLSCQNMGLWFNFYTPWKDDQNPDKEQWPIYIPTATIGPEIKDLLNACKQRQIKLLKHLSQAGYACRYAVVKSESRLAAGMGNPNPLENGMTFQYPLGFPIIPASSQKGAMSAYALQFEGKDRNAKPPDIDALKIFGNTSEDIGRGSVYFFDSFPLAENNRLLEADVMTPHYGPYYSNNGKKPPADYYSPVPIKFLTVPENTRFFFSMASRSQDNTAIAWSWLKNTLADIGIGGKTRLGYGRFNREGFDKYDEIKK, encoded by the coding sequence ATGTATTCCGTATGTTTACCTGAATCATGCAGCCAGATTGTAAGAAACAACAGGTTGTCATGTCAGAATATGGGGCTGTGGTTCAATTTTTATACACCGTGGAAAGATGATCAGAATCCTGATAAAGAGCAGTGGCCCATCTATATACCCACAGCCACTATTGGACCAGAAATAAAAGACTTGTTAAATGCTTGTAAACAAAGACAGATAAAGCTTCTTAAACATTTATCCCAGGCAGGTTATGCCTGCCGGTATGCAGTTGTTAAAAGTGAGAGCAGGCTTGCCGCAGGTATGGGAAACCCCAATCCACTTGAAAACGGCATGACATTTCAATATCCCCTGGGATTTCCAATTATACCGGCATCATCACAAAAAGGTGCCATGTCAGCTTATGCTTTACAATTTGAAGGAAAAGATAGAAATGCCAAACCGCCGGATATTGATGCTTTGAAGATTTTCGGTAACACTTCCGAAGACATTGGCAGGGGCAGTGTATATTTTTTTGATTCTTTTCCTCTTGCTGAAAACAACAGACTTCTTGAAGCTGATGTCATGACACCCCACTATGGCCCTTATTATTCAAATAATGGGAAAAAACCGCCTGCGGATTATTATTCACCGGTTCCCATAAAATTTCTTACTGTTCCTGAAAATACCAGGTTCTTTTTCAGCATGGCCTCGCGTTCTCAAGATAATACAGCAATTGCATGGTCATGGCTGAAAAACACTCTGGCTGATATTGGTATTGGAGGAAAAACCCGACTGGGATATGGAAGATTCAACAGGGAAGGATTTGATAAATATGACGAAATCAAAAAATAA
- a CDS encoding putative CRISPR-associated protein, which translates to MTKSKNKPKCFITSVGTSLADNSGSKIRDIISEKDEVALEEFMAQYSHDRTFSERNIANIIKNIQKNGKLSAEINALERYNFDQDDKIILVCSRTASAYFCACALKYYFTKESKPLLSENNVQIEVVKGLRSPKNEHFQDRGLPDFLDIIVNIIEDHKKEFNVVLNSTGGYKSLFPFMTIAGIVYGLEVIYIFERSEHLIIIPPLPLHVNIPQWTQIESLIEVFEDKSDFKDKDIFCQNKQFLGPLLKYSEKAGKEVVNRSALVKAFSEHVSEERGKPELIIRTQNSPLVRNFLKPKHREIFVRLAKIGHLIWKGDRVPEMADHALRHHSDLFHIAERVLLPIFYYDSKFLESEELFILLCALYLHDCGHVIDRIKKEDGSFMPLLPLEIRDHHHVLGYMRLKYPEVEYYMGSLIYDQICNTDEKDPERKTKWKNCWTDYLGAVACLGLYHRKKMNLKLPDEYHFFTSYPVNDKDKIYPEFKTYLKEKPASVFGKKISVDKMTLIVSLLRIIDSLDEQSNRTGNFNDIRFHLTQLEIDAKTENSRAKAIGKAFSKDKKASIDSVLKALELGFILKEDKHADRKGYEDIEPIDKIDIFRQKFDAVIEKENIHPDLIFEYANSKIRAFFKNFQIKPYTEKVYIRGIKLAADYDNTGSFITLNIDLDMEDDQEKLGKLQASYPLKINSQKFDMTDENDRNRFKDSMIESISEEYTNPEKSKDNKDIKETIVCSTLAKNNIIFKYGN; encoded by the coding sequence ATGACGAAATCAAAAAATAAACCAAAATGTTTCATTACCAGTGTGGGAACATCCCTGGCAGATAATTCAGGATCTAAAATCAGGGATATTATTTCTGAAAAAGACGAAGTAGCTTTAGAAGAATTTATGGCTCAATACAGCCATGATCGGACATTTTCAGAGCGGAATATTGCCAATATTATAAAAAATATACAAAAAAACGGCAAATTGAGTGCTGAAATCAATGCACTGGAAAGATATAATTTTGATCAAGATGATAAAATAATTCTTGTTTGCTCCAGGACAGCCTCAGCATATTTTTGTGCCTGCGCTCTTAAATATTATTTCACCAAAGAATCTAAACCCCTTCTTTCTGAAAATAATGTACAGATTGAAGTGGTTAAGGGGCTTCGCTCACCGAAAAATGAACATTTCCAGGACAGGGGGCTTCCTGATTTTCTTGATATTATTGTCAATATAATTGAGGATCATAAAAAAGAATTTAATGTTGTCTTAAATTCAACCGGCGGTTACAAAAGCCTGTTTCCATTCATGACCATTGCAGGAATTGTTTATGGTCTGGAAGTTATTTATATTTTTGAAAGAAGCGAACATTTAATCATAATACCGCCCCTGCCTCTGCATGTTAATATTCCGCAATGGACCCAGATTGAGTCTTTAATTGAAGTTTTTGAGGATAAGTCTGATTTTAAGGATAAAGATATTTTCTGTCAAAACAAGCAGTTTCTGGGCCCATTGCTGAAATATTCAGAAAAAGCCGGAAAAGAAGTTGTGAACAGGTCTGCCCTGGTCAAAGCCTTTTCCGAACATGTGTCTGAAGAGCGTGGAAAACCGGAGCTGATTATCAGAACACAAAACAGTCCCCTTGTTAGAAATTTTCTCAAACCTAAACATCGTGAAATATTCGTAAGACTTGCAAAAATAGGACACCTTATCTGGAAAGGCGACAGGGTGCCTGAGATGGCAGATCATGCACTTCGCCATCACAGCGATCTTTTTCATATTGCAGAACGGGTATTGCTGCCGATTTTCTATTATGACAGCAAATTTCTTGAATCCGAGGAACTGTTCATACTTCTTTGTGCCCTCTACCTCCATGACTGCGGTCATGTTATAGACCGGATCAAAAAGGAGGATGGTAGTTTTATGCCTCTTTTACCGCTTGAGATCAGGGATCATCACCATGTACTCGGATATATGAGGCTGAAATATCCTGAAGTTGAATACTATATGGGTTCACTCATTTATGATCAGATATGCAATACAGATGAGAAAGATCCGGAACGCAAAACAAAATGGAAAAACTGCTGGACAGATTATCTTGGTGCTGTTGCCTGTCTTGGATTATATCATAGAAAAAAAATGAATCTTAAACTGCCAGATGAATATCATTTTTTTACCTCTTATCCTGTCAACGATAAAGACAAAATATATCCTGAGTTTAAAACATATCTTAAAGAAAAACCTGCCAGTGTTTTTGGAAAGAAAATATCAGTTGATAAAATGACCCTTATTGTTTCCCTTCTGCGAATCATTGACAGTCTGGATGAACAGTCCAATAGAACCGGAAATTTTAATGATATTCGATTTCATCTGACACAACTTGAGATTGATGCAAAAACTGAAAATAGCAGGGCAAAAGCAATTGGCAAAGCTTTTAGCAAAGACAAGAAAGCTTCAATTGATAGTGTTTTAAAGGCTCTGGAACTCGGGTTTATTCTTAAAGAAGATAAACATGCAGACCGGAAAGGTTATGAAGACATAGAACCCATTGATAAAATTGATATATTCAGGCAAAAATTTGATGCAGTTATTGAAAAAGAGAATATTCATCCTGATCTGATTTTTGAATATGCAAATTCAAAGATAAGAGCTTTTTTTAAAAATTTTCAGATAAAGCCATATACTGAAAAGGTTTATATACGCGGTATCAAGCTTGCTGCTGATTATGATAATACAGGCTCATTCATAACATTGAATATTGATCTTGATATGGAAGATGACCAGGAAAAACTTGGTAAATTGCAGGCTTCATATCCTCTGAAAATTAACAGCCAAAAATTTGATATGACAGATGAAAATGACAGAAATCGTTTTAAAGATTCAATGATTGAGTCAATATCAGAGGAATATACAAATCCGGAAAAATCAAAGGATAATAAAGATATAAAAGAAACAATTGTATGCAGTACACTTGCAAAAAACAACATCATATTCAAATACGGAAATTAA
- the cmr1 gene encoding type III-B CRISPR module RAMP protein Cmr1, with translation MHPVRISARCKIVTPMLSSGADQQEFEIRSTSVKSGLRFWWRAFQPDEGQTLYKKEEQLFGSTELACPFSIFVKPDKSTFEYWKPGDSVGEWGEGLGYIFFSIFNGRDKKIKNTVQKRDSTVDQGKSGRPIAKPGGEFELNITFKASYSETDVKDVICSLWLLENFGGLGGRTRRGAGCFEIINIEIDSDEVNEFTKQLIMSQKNYARPELFIDSGIRFICKRWLDENDSYKIPDYTAFRPGISEILVFKNPHSGKGNGAMKAMDAIGLGMKIFRNTNPYEEARQMHHALTDEGNPVPDFKVLQKAQMGLPIIYNFRGDGRFDRGGAPDRSIGYNAKGIIWDDKKNLPIKSAKDNSERRSSPLLISCHEFGKIPYAVICHLPAPILPEGQKLWLESKPVGHDHFSTPPAGYNYVEELLIKGNEVNGDKRKPLHKYFEKCFYIRKRKVAVTPAKPVKKENKSVLETDNNNQTKIDIKPEDEKLKWLRQIKDKPGDLQWYLGETIGNFQGKKEICPCDLWYLENGEVKKDEGKWQVKGKQFSTITNLKKEKGTFFLCTKQPDQNTAPSGYLFNVKKPG, from the coding sequence ATGCATCCAGTAAGGATTTCAGCAAGGTGTAAGATTGTTACGCCAATGCTTTCATCAGGCGCGGATCAGCAGGAATTTGAAATACGTTCAACATCTGTAAAATCCGGTCTCAGATTCTGGTGGCGGGCTTTTCAGCCTGATGAAGGTCAAACGCTTTATAAAAAGGAAGAACAGCTTTTCGGCAGCACTGAACTGGCATGTCCTTTTTCAATTTTTGTAAAACCGGATAAGTCAACATTTGAATACTGGAAACCAGGTGATAGTGTTGGTGAATGGGGAGAAGGGCTGGGTTATATTTTCTTTTCTATATTTAATGGAAGGGATAAAAAAATTAAAAATACAGTACAAAAAAGGGACAGTACAGTAGATCAGGGCAAATCCGGCAGACCTATTGCAAAACCGGGTGGAGAATTTGAATTAAATATAACTTTTAAAGCATCATATTCTGAAACTGATGTGAAAGATGTTATATGTTCCCTTTGGCTTCTTGAAAATTTTGGCGGTCTTGGTGGCAGAACACGCAGAGGTGCCGGTTGTTTTGAAATCATTAATATAGAAATTGACAGTGATGAAGTAAATGAGTTTACAAAACAACTTATTATGTCTCAAAAGAATTATGCGCGTCCTGAATTATTTATAGATTCAGGCATTCGATTTATTTGTAAAAGATGGTTAGACGAAAATGATTCTTATAAGATACCTGACTACACAGCTTTTAGACCGGGTATTTCAGAAATACTGGTTTTCAAAAATCCTCATTCAGGCAAGGGAAATGGTGCTATGAAAGCAATGGATGCTATCGGTCTGGGTATGAAAATATTTCGCAATACAAATCCATATGAGGAGGCCAGGCAGATGCACCATGCCCTAACAGATGAAGGAAATCCTGTACCTGATTTTAAAGTTCTTCAAAAAGCTCAAATGGGACTCCCGATAATATATAATTTCAGGGGTGATGGCCGGTTTGACAGAGGAGGCGCACCAGATCGTTCAATTGGTTATAATGCCAAAGGTATTATCTGGGATGATAAAAAGAATTTACCGATAAAGAGCGCAAAGGATAATTCAGAACGGCGATCTTCACCTTTATTAATTTCTTGTCATGAGTTCGGCAAAATACCCTATGCAGTCATTTGTCACTTGCCTGCACCTATTTTACCTGAAGGGCAAAAATTATGGCTTGAATCAAAGCCAGTCGGACATGATCATTTTTCTACACCCCCTGCCGGATATAATTATGTAGAGGAATTGTTAATAAAAGGTAATGAGGTCAATGGCGACAAACGAAAACCTTTACATAAATATTTTGAAAAATGCTTTTATATTCGTAAAAGAAAAGTAGCTGTTACCCCGGCAAAACCTGTCAAAAAAGAAAACAAATCTGTATTGGAAACAGATAATAATAATCAGACAAAAATTGATATAAAACCGGAAGATGAAAAATTAAAATGGCTTAGGCAAATTAAAGATAAACCCGGCGATCTTCAATGGTACCTCGGTGAAACTATTGGTAACTTCCAGGGAAAAAAGGAAATCTGCCCTTGCGATCTCTGGTATTTGGAAAACGGTGAAGTTAAAAAGGATGAGGGAAAATGGCAGGTAAAAGGTAAACAGTTTAGCACTATTACAAATCTTAAAAAGGAAAAAGGTACATTTTTTCTTTGCACAAAACAACCTGACCAAAACACAGCACCAAGCGGTTACTTGTTCAATGTTAAAAAACCTGGTTAG
- the cas2 gene encoding CRISPR-associated endonuclease Cas2, with protein sequence MPRKNTYIISYDISKDRQRARAANTIKDYGIRVQKSVFECRVRPNAFLELMAKLEKIIDPKTDSVLGYLVCEACFKRKQAIGQNTVLEEEDFFVI encoded by the coding sequence ATGCCCAGAAAAAACACATACATAATCTCCTATGATATTTCAAAAGACCGTCAACGCGCCAGGGCTGCCAATACAATAAAAGACTATGGCATCAGGGTTCAAAAGAGTGTGTTTGAGTGCAGGGTCAGACCTAATGCTTTTTTGGAGTTAATGGCAAAGCTGGAAAAAATTATAGATCCCAAAACCGACAGTGTGCTTGGCTATCTTGTTTGCGAGGCATGTTTTAAGCGGAAGCAGGCAATTGGGCAGAATACTGTTTTGGAAGAGGAGGATTTTTTTGTGATATGA
- a CDS encoding CRISPR-associated primase-polymerase type A1 — MIFENIYNLENLESAWAKVRANNAVPGIDRVSAADFEKNLSANLHTLQKQIREESYRPLPVVIFHNQKGNRKDRPIGISTVRDKVVQQAVLKVISPIFEMNFLPCSFAYRPKKSALSAVTHAGKLIKSGKLWALQMDVSKFFDSMNHNILIDLIARVSNEKPFVRLISRLLKAKIFREMGLFDNLAGSQQGSGLSPLLSNIYLHPMDLYLWKKYKQSYLRYSDDITIFTQDQEIAVEAQQIVEKCLKDLKLSANSQKTSISHVSNGIVYLGFFMDAMGKGPDRKSVAQLEKKLTVYNRIRNTDNIDEKLAEIIQVIRGWYNYYKTLKPVKPPNILSLMAIVSLFQDFGEPGSARELLKQGKNFEYNNARVSFLMGEYFHSLGMNTQAMREHAQAVELDPSMEPAKERIREMQEGETDIYKAIEKIQLVLHHNPGYREGYQKLARFYTELKLFGFAEKAHHKAMEIDDDALDNDILKSKPGNPDESDDFNYKDVDQDFFMSIFKGFPHAHARQWVDERGRWGFVRVDRALKKKDVYKHLQGELTLGIYPVTQKDELNFIVFDVDTAKRKILEASDLPLETFRQTSHEDILRIKTVCQAMNLNLYIEDSGYKGRHGWLFFSKPYPASKALSLGQDIMKKAGGPSENMIWELFPMGKSDRHKSIIKLPLGINRKNNRRCLFLNEKNEIIQDQGVLLKTIKTNPVEQIQDGFAKHGKDNQETNAGRDIDIPAGLKKMITECHVISHLSEKAKTTNYLNHYERIILLYTLSFAGKPGNSYLHKIIGYCVNYNQQYTQTRIDRRKASPISCAKISEYFPELTESVKCNCKFDKRPVRSYPSPVLYLLESELEQAELNMFEPLKGLHKDQVDDQLKDKDFKKETDKMPAPEQTNFETQILDFESIFSSEQINTDDPETDLSESNDFTSVSQEYDEDVYNNVSESKTSELTEKTGEHIWNIAFKYLDLKQKQKSINIEVKKLEQELKNYLKEHDIVEDRFGRIEIINGEIVLRFK, encoded by the coding sequence ATGATATTTGAAAATATTTATAACCTGGAAAATCTGGAATCTGCCTGGGCAAAGGTAAGAGCGAATAATGCAGTACCTGGTATTGACCGGGTAAGTGCTGCTGATTTTGAAAAAAATCTTTCAGCCAATCTTCATACCCTGCAAAAGCAGATTCGTGAAGAAAGCTACCGGCCCCTTCCTGTTGTTATTTTTCATAATCAAAAGGGAAATAGAAAAGACCGGCCCATTGGTATTTCCACTGTTCGAGACAAGGTTGTTCAACAGGCTGTTTTAAAGGTTATCAGCCCGATTTTTGAAATGAATTTTCTTCCATGCAGTTTTGCGTATCGTCCTAAAAAGTCTGCTCTTTCTGCTGTTACCCATGCAGGAAAACTTATAAAATCCGGTAAGCTGTGGGCCTTGCAGATGGATGTGTCCAAATTTTTTGATTCCATGAATCACAATATTCTAATTGATCTTATAGCCAGGGTTTCAAATGAAAAGCCTTTTGTCAGGCTTATATCCAGACTGCTTAAAGCAAAAATTTTCCGTGAAATGGGATTGTTTGACAATCTGGCAGGTTCCCAGCAGGGAAGCGGGCTTTCTCCTCTTTTATCAAATATTTACCTTCATCCAATGGATTTGTATTTATGGAAAAAATATAAGCAGAGCTATCTGCGGTATTCTGATGATATTACTATTTTTACTCAAGATCAGGAAATTGCAGTTGAGGCACAGCAGATAGTTGAAAAATGTCTTAAAGACCTGAAACTTTCAGCTAATTCTCAAAAAACATCCATATCCCATGTTTCAAACGGTATTGTTTATCTGGGCTTTTTTATGGATGCAATGGGTAAAGGCCCTGACAGAAAGTCTGTGGCCCAGCTTGAAAAAAAGCTGACAGTTTATAACCGTATAAGAAACACTGATAATATTGATGAAAAGCTTGCAGAGATAATTCAGGTTATAAGAGGCTGGTATAATTATTATAAAACCCTTAAACCTGTTAAACCTCCCAATATTTTAAGTCTTATGGCTATTGTTTCGCTTTTTCAGGATTTTGGAGAACCTGGTTCAGCCAGGGAGCTTCTAAAGCAGGGCAAGAACTTTGAGTATAATAATGCCCGTGTATCATTTTTAATGGGTGAATATTTCCACAGCCTGGGCATGAATACACAGGCTATGCGTGAACATGCACAGGCTGTGGAACTGGACCCTTCAATGGAACCTGCAAAAGAGCGGATACGGGAAATGCAGGAAGGGGAAACCGATATTTACAAGGCTATTGAAAAGATTCAGCTGGTGCTTCATCATAATCCAGGTTATCGGGAAGGATATCAAAAGCTTGCCAGGTTTTACACAGAACTGAAACTCTTTGGTTTTGCAGAAAAAGCGCATCATAAGGCAATGGAAATAGATGATGATGCTCTGGATAATGATATTTTAAAATCCAAACCTGGTAATCCTGATGAATCTGATGATTTTAATTATAAGGATGTGGATCAGGATTTTTTCATGTCTATATTTAAAGGTTTTCCCCATGCCCACGCCAGGCAGTGGGTGGACGAAAGAGGCAGGTGGGGTTTTGTCCGGGTTGACCGTGCATTAAAAAAAAAGGATGTGTATAAACATCTTCAGGGTGAACTAACCCTGGGGATTTATCCTGTTACCCAGAAAGATGAACTTAATTTTATTGTGTTTGACGTGGATACTGCAAAACGCAAAATCCTTGAAGCCAGTGATCTTCCCCTTGAAACCTTTAGACAGACCTCTCATGAAGATATCCTGAGAATAAAAACCGTGTGCCAGGCTATGAATCTGAATCTTTATATTGAAGACAGCGGATATAAAGGCAGGCACGGATGGCTTTTCTTTTCCAAACCTTATCCGGCTTCCAAAGCTTTAAGTCTGGGGCAGGATATTATGAAGAAAGCCGGAGGTCCATCAGAGAATATGATCTGGGAATTGTTTCCTATGGGTAAAAGCGACAGGCATAAAAGCATTATCAAGCTTCCTCTGGGAATTAACCGGAAGAATAACCGCAGATGCCTTTTTTTAAATGAAAAAAATGAAATAATACAGGATCAGGGTGTATTATTGAAAACTATAAAAACCAATCCTGTTGAGCAGATTCAGGATGGTTTTGCAAAGCATGGAAAGGATAACCAGGAAACAAACGCAGGCCGGGATATTGATATTCCAGCCGGTCTTAAAAAAATGATAACAGAATGTCATGTAATCAGCCATTTATCAGAAAAAGCAAAAACCACAAATTATCTAAATCATTATGAAAGGATTATTCTTTTATATACCCTGAGTTTTGCAGGTAAGCCTGGAAACAGCTATCTGCATAAAATAATAGGATATTGTGTTAATTATAATCAGCAATATACCCAGACCAGAATTGACAGGCGCAAAGCCAGCCCCATAAGCTGTGCTAAAATTTCAGAATATTTTCCTGAACTTACAGAATCGGTAAAATGTAATTGCAAGTTTGATAAAAGACCTGTGAGAAGCTATCCTTCACCTGTTTTATATCTCCTGGAATCAGAGCTTGAGCAGGCAGAATTAAATATGTTTGAACCATTAAAGGGCTTGCATAAAGATCAGGTTGACGACCAGCTTAAAGATAAAGATTTCAAAAAGGAGACAGATAAAATGCCCGCACCGGAACAGACAAATTTTGAGACCCAGATTCTTGATTTTGAAAGTATTTTTTCCTCTGAACAGATAAATACAGATGATCCGGAAACGGATTTATCCGAATCTAATGACTTTACCAGTGTTTCCCAGGAATATGATGAAGATGTATATAATAATGTTTCTGAGTCTAAAACCTCTGAATTAACAGAAAAAACCGGTGAACATATCTGGAATATTGCATTTAAATATCTGGATTTGAAACAAAAACAAAAATCAATCAATATTGAGGTCAAAAAGCTTGAACAGGAGTTAAAGAATTATCTTAAAGAGCATGATATTGTTGAAGATCGTTTTGGAAGGATTGAGATAATAAATGGCGAAATAGTGCTGAGGTTTAAATGA
- the cas1 gene encoding CRISPR-associated endonuclease Cas1, with translation MNTIYVTDNGVMLKRLSQRILLKKDGKVINEIPVLDLKRVVVFGNNQISTDLMKFLAGKGIEIAFLSMNGRFKFRVVPETSKNIYLRMAQHHHYQNPVFRISISKNIVKGKLVNQRNLLLRCQRNQPETNIKDAIDSLKTSLQELEDKASIDEIMGAEGYGSRIFFKAYGKLLYNGFKFHTREYYPPPDPVNALLSFGYMLIFNELNGLLEACGFDVFLGFLHSAKYGRESLASDMIEELRSPIVDRLVIYLINKGVIKLSQFTEKENKGIRMDEQAIKAYLSNYEKFMTASFADMKTKKQTNYREIIRGNVFKMENVLLNNTEYQPYIFYS, from the coding sequence ATGAATACAATTTATGTAACTGATAACGGGGTAATGTTAAAAAGGCTTTCCCAGAGAATCCTTCTTAAAAAAGACGGTAAGGTTATTAATGAAATACCTGTACTTGATCTTAAAAGGGTTGTTGTTTTCGGCAATAACCAGATTTCCACAGACCTTATGAAGTTTCTTGCAGGTAAAGGCATTGAAATAGCTTTTCTTTCAATGAACGGCAGGTTTAAATTCCGGGTAGTGCCGGAAACCTCAAAAAATATTTACCTGAGAATGGCACAGCATCACCATTATCAAAATCCTGTATTCAGGATTTCCATATCAAAAAATATTGTTAAGGGAAAACTGGTAAATCAGCGTAATCTGCTGCTGCGGTGTCAGAGAAATCAGCCTGAAACCAATATAAAGGATGCTATTGATTCATTAAAAACATCATTGCAGGAGCTTGAAGATAAAGCCAGTATTGATGAAATAATGGGGGCTGAGGGTTATGGTTCCAGGATATTTTTTAAAGCTTACGGCAAATTGCTGTACAATGGTTTTAAATTTCATACACGGGAATATTATCCTCCACCTGACCCTGTTAATGCTTTGCTGAGTTTTGGGTATATGTTAATATTCAATGAATTAAACGGTCTTTTGGAAGCCTGCGGTTTTGATGTTTTTCTTGGTTTTCTTCACAGTGCAAAATACGGGCGTGAATCCTTGGCAAGTGATATGATAGAAGAGTTAAGAAGTCCCATTGTTGACCGCCTGGTTATATATCTTATTAATAAAGGTGTAATTAAATTATCTCAGTTTACGGAAAAGGAAAATAAAGGGATTAGAATGGATGAACAGGCCATAAAAGCATATTTAAGTAATTATGAAAAATTTATGACAGCCTCATTTGCTGATATGAAGACCAAGAAACAGACAAATTACCGCGAGATTATCCGTGGAAATGTGTTCAAAATGGAAAATGTACTGCTCAATAATACTGAATATCAGCCTTATATTTTTTATTCATAA